CGCAAGGCCAAGTCGGTGCTGCAATCGTCGATCCCGATTTGTTGATGCGAAGTCATCAACGGATCGATCGATGGGTAGTCTGAAATCATCAGCGAACCGTCACGTGAACGCGTCACGACACGGTAGGTGTCTTTCTTGGCCATGGTGCCTCCAAATAAGGAAGTGGCGCTGGAGAGTCTGAGAGGGTAGCGCTCATTCCCGACGCTCTCGCAAATTTGCGACAAGCAATCGTCAATTTGGGAGGATGACGAAGGGCCGCAAGCAACGGATGTCATCACGTGCCGAGCAACGACGTCTGCCCACTAACCGTGCCAAGGTAAACTTGATCAAGGCCAGCATGAGGATCAGGACGGCAGACGTCGGTGCTCTGAAGCAGCGTGATTCCAACCGACATTGGGAGGGAGAGGCGTCAGTTGAGCATCGATTCGAGGGTTAATCGAACACAGGAGGTATCGACGATCCAAAAACATCCGTGCACGAAAGATCGACGAATGTGTTTGGCTTTGTGGTCGACAGGCGACACACCAGGATTGACGCGACCATTGGGATTGAAAGGCGCAAAGCGGTTTACGCTTGCAAGCGGAACCGCGCCATCGATCGTTGTTTTCGACTCGGTCGGCACAGCCAGTACAATCAGTCATCTTTGGCTGGCAAGACTAATGCTTCGCTTGGCTTTCGATCATCTGCCTTAGCAAAGCGATTCGAGTCGGAAGTTTTGTTTCTTTCCATTGAAGTAGCGGGAGCGTGACCGAGCCGTCCGCTCGCGTCGTCGTGGCTGCGATATGAACGCCGGCTTGCGCTGCGGGTACAAAATGCTCGGCAAATTCTGGCCCCAAATCCCTTCCTCCGATTTGTAGCCGAACCGCAGTCTGGCTGGGGCGATCGGTAGGTTTCGGGGAACCAAGTCGAATGTGTGCCGGAAGGTCGGTGCTGTACCGGTCGAGCGATTGATTCGTGGTCCAACGCAGGACTGCGGACAGATTTTCTTCGTAATTCAGCCGTACCAAGACCGCTCGGCGCATCCGGCGCTCACTAAAAGGTGCGTTTAGTTTTGCGATCAGTTGTGAGAGCAGATCGGAACAGACGACTTCTTCGCCACTGGCAAATGCGTTCTCGGTCACGATGATTCCCAAGTAGTCGTGTCCGAAGAGATCTGCATAGGGGGCCGACAGGTCATTCGCACCAGACGCTGCAGCCAACATGGAGGATAAGATCGACGCTTCGATTTTTTGCGAATGTATGACGGGCGTTTGAGCTCCGTCTAGCTTTTCTTGCAACCGAGGGTAGCAGGTCTCCGGATTGCCCAGGACCCATACGCGATCGGCGTGTCGAAATAGATCGCCCATCGTCGCCGTGATATTTCCATCGCGGCCGATCGTTAGTTTCAAGGCACGCTGGCTGGGATCGCTATCGGCAGTCGAAAGGCGAATTCGAGAATCAACCAGCCATTCGACTAGCCGTTTCGATTCTTCGATCGTCGGGTTCTGAACCGAAACGATTGGAGATGCAGGCAATTCAAGTTGCGAGACGAGATTTTGAATATCTAAGCTTTCGCTATCTCGCAGCGAACGACCAACGGGGGTGCTTCGAATCGCGGATAGCTCGGTTCGAGCGATTGGGCAATCGACCTGAACTGTAGGCTCGCCGTTTGTGTCCTGAAGAAGGTCGTCGCAGCCAAGTGGGCAGAAAGGGCAAACGAAGGAGGACGGCACAGACAGAAGCCTCGGTGAATCGTAGACAGCAGGTGAGATCATCTCACGGCCGCGATTCTAACATGACAGCGGCGAGGTGTCTGGCGCGGTCGCCGCAACATTGGATGGTGGCGAACTGAATCGTTTTGCAGACAAATTCAAACGACGATCGGTTGAGCGTAATTCGAACGTGAATTCGTTTCGCAGTTCGCCATTAGCCATGGATACGCGGTTTACTGTGGATCCGTGTGACGAGGCGGTTGCCCCGTCACACAATAAGATCAAACCCACAAGCGGCTATTAACCGTTGATAGCCAGGTTTGTTTCTCACCAAGTCGCCTTCTGCTCCACAATCCAGCGGGGATGAACGCTGACTACACGGAGAGAAGGGCGACAACAGAAAACCCGAAAGGCGACTAAGCCTTCGGTTCTTTACGAAGGTCCAACCACTCGGTGTGGAAGGTGCCTTCTTTGTCGGTACGTTGATACGTGTGTGCACCGAAGTAATCGCGTTGAGCTTGCAGCAAGTTTGCTGGTAGGCGAGACATGCGGTAACCGTCGTAGTAGCACAATGCGGTGCTGAACGCAGGAACGGGGATGCCCACGACGGAAGCCAACGCGACAACCTTGCGCCATTTTTCTTGACACTTCTCGACAGCTTCTTCGAAGTACTTGTCCAGCATCAAGTTTTCCAGGTCGGCATCTTTGTCGAACGCTTCTTTGATGCGATCGAGGAACTGGGCGCGGATGATACAACCGCCACGCCACAACAGTGCTGCCGCACCGTAGTCGAGACCCCAGCCGTGTTCTGCCGATGCGGCTTGCAACTGCACAAAGCCTTGGGCATACGAAACGATCTTGGAGGCATAGAGTGCTTGGCGGACAGCTTCGATGAATTCAGCTTTGTTTCCTGCGAGCGACTTCGCGACGGCTTGCAGTTCGGGATTAGACGATTCCGAAGGTCCGTTCAGTTTTTCGCTGGCACGAACACGAGCTTCTTTCTGTGCTGACAATCCGCGAGCGAACACAGCTGTGGTGACCAGGGTGCTAGGCACGCCTAGGTCCAAAGCCAGTTGGCTCATCCATTTACCGGTTCCCTTGGCTCCGGCGACGTCCAAGATTTTGTCGACAAGGTAGCCGTCGCCACCTTGGTCATCTTTGACGCTGAAGATGTCGCGGGTGATTTCGATCAGGTAGCTTTGCAGTTCACCCTCATTCCACTGTTCGAAAACGTCGTAGAGCTCTTCGTTGCTGAGGCCACCGAGTTCGCTAAGCAATTGGTACGCTTCGCAAATCAACTGCATATCGCCATATTCGATCCCGTTGTGGACCATCTTGACGTAGTTGCCGGCGCCACCACTGCCGAGCCATTCGCAGCAAGGGATGTCGTTGTTCGGGCCGACTTTTGCCGCGATCGACTGGAACATTTCTTTGATGTGTGGCCACGCGTCGGCGCTGCCGCCGGGCATCAAACTTGGGCCTTTCAGGGCGCCTTCTTCACCGCCACTGACGCCGCAGCCGACGTACAGCAATCCTGCTTCTTCAACCTGTTTGACACGACGTTCGGTGTGTTCGAAGTACTCGTTGCCGCCGTCGATGATGATGTCGCCAGGTTCGCAGTATGGAAGCAGTTGCTCGATGATCGCGTCAACGGCGGGGCCTGCTTTGACCAGCATCATCAGCTTGCGAGGTCGTTTGACCGACTTCACAAATTCTTCGATGGAGTGGGTTCCGACGAAGTTTTTGCCAGCGGCGCGACCGTTGATCAGGTCGTCGACCTTGCTGGTGGTACGGTTGTACACGGCGACCTTGTATCCGCGACTCTCGACATTAAGGGCCAAGTTTTCGCCCATGACAGCCAAGCCAATTAAACCAAAATCGCAATCGCCGCTCATTTTTATGCTCTTCAGGCAGAGAGGAGTGAAGTTAAGTGAAGTTATTCGTAGGTGCCAAATTCTACGGCGTGGTAAAAAAACCGAAAGCCGGGGGCGCGAACACTAGTGAAGAGCTACACTAAATTAGGCTCGGTATGGGGTTTGCAGGTCTCGCACGACGGATATTTCGTTCGATCCAACCCCAGCATCTGTGCCTGTAACTGCCCCCTCATCAGCAAAATCACCAGGTTGACCGAGAATTTGGCCGGCAATTGATGCCAAACCTCGGCTGAATTTGGCTTGTTTCTTGCTCAGGGGCAGGTGACTAATTAATGTCACAGATCTGTATCTTCTCCTTCCTACGCTCCGAATCTTCTGGTCGCGACCTTGAAATTGGTTTTCCCGATGAATCGTCCTTTCCGCGCCATTCCCATCGCTCTGGCCGTTTTGTTGCTTTCGATCCCCTCGGTCGTGTTCGCCCAGAACACCGGCAACAACGGTGGTGGAACAACATTTGATTTTGGTCAGCCAATCGCCGGTGTTGATATCGATGCCAAAGGCGTTTTGAAGGTCCGTACTTTTGATCCACGCGTCGCACGTCAGCGTCTGATGGCTGCCCGTCAGCAACGTGACAACAATCTAATGCGTGCAAGCGACTTGCGAAAAGTTTCCTTGCAGCGATTGGAAAAGGCTGCTCAGGAGCAATTGGAAAGCAAAGGCGAATTGAGTGACGATCTTAAAGCACTCGCCGGCCTGACCAGTGTGCAGTACGTCTTCTACTATCCAGAAACCAAAGACATCGTTTTGGCTGGACCTGCCGAAGGGTTCGTTGCGGACCCCACCGAGCGATTCGTGGGAATCAACTCGGGCAAGCCAACCGTGTTGCTGGAGGACTTGGTCGTCGCTTTGCGAGCTTTCGCGCCAACCGGACAACCGACCGGAGTCATCAGCGTTTCGATCGATCCAACTTCGGAAGGTTTGCAACGCATGCAGCAATTCTTGGCGTCGGTTCGCGGAAAGGTTCGCCCGAGCGATGCCCGTCAATTGGCGATGGGCCTGAAAAACAATCTGGGATTGCAAACCGTTTCGATCAACGGTGTTCCCAACGATACGCACTTCGCTCGCGTTCTTGTCGAAGCTGACTATCGCATGAAACTGATCGGAATCGGGTTGGAGCGACTTCCAGTTCCGATGAAAAGCTACGTTGACCGCGCCAACCCAGCATCGGTCGCGGCAAATGCGATGGAACGTTGGTACTTCCAGCCCAGCTACGACGGAATCTCGGTTAGCGAAGACGGGTTGGCAATGAAGATCAACGAACGTGGCGTTCAACTAGTCGGCGAAAATGAGCGAGTTGCCGGCGGCAACCGAACGATCACAAAACGAGTCAACAAGGCGAGCCAAGCGTTCTGCCAAGACTTCACCGAGAAGTTTCCTTTGATCGCTGACAAAGTCCGCATCTACGCGGAAATGCGTCAGTTGATGGATATTTCGATCGCGGCAGCTTATATCCAAGAGCAAGACTTTTACGGCCAGTCGGAATGGGCCATGCCGGTCTTGGGCAACGAGTCTTCAGTTGCCGTTCAGACGTATACTGCTCCTGAACAGGTTGAAACCGCCGTCAATGCGATTTGGCGAGGCAACACCTTGATGACCCCGCTCGGTGGTGGCGTTCAAATGCAGCCACGCAAAGCTCTGACAACTGACAATCTGGTTGTCGATCGCGAAGGCAAAAACGATGCTGTGAAGCAGTCGGCCGGGCCTGCTGACCTGGAAGATGGTCAGTGGTGGTGGGACTGATTCGCTTTTTAATTGATTCAGCGCTAAACTGGTCAGCGAAGTTCTAACTTTGCTGGCCAGTTTTTTTATGGATCAAGAGACATCTTCGCCGTCGAAGCCCTCCTCAAAACCACAGCGGGTTCGCATCCCGGGGACGCTCCCCACCGGTGCCGACACGCCGATGGTCGTTGTGTACGACCAGACGCAAGATTGCCCCTATCTTGAAGATCTGAC
This genomic interval from Stieleria sp. JC731 contains the following:
- a CDS encoding DUF1598 domain-containing protein, which produces MNRPFRAIPIALAVLLLSIPSVVFAQNTGNNGGGTTFDFGQPIAGVDIDAKGVLKVRTFDPRVARQRLMAARQQRDNNLMRASDLRKVSLQRLEKAAQEQLESKGELSDDLKALAGLTSVQYVFYYPETKDIVLAGPAEGFVADPTERFVGINSGKPTVLLEDLVVALRAFAPTGQPTGVISVSIDPTSEGLQRMQQFLASVRGKVRPSDARQLAMGLKNNLGLQTVSINGVPNDTHFARVLVEADYRMKLIGIGLERLPVPMKSYVDRANPASVAANAMERWYFQPSYDGISVSEDGLAMKINERGVQLVGENERVAGGNRTITKRVNKASQAFCQDFTEKFPLIADKVRIYAEMRQLMDISIAAAYIQEQDFYGQSEWAMPVLGNESSVAVQTYTAPEQVETAVNAIWRGNTLMTPLGGGVQMQPRKALTTDNLVVDREGKNDAVKQSAGPADLEDGQWWWD
- the gnd gene encoding decarboxylating NADP(+)-dependent phosphogluconate dehydrogenase codes for the protein MSGDCDFGLIGLAVMGENLALNVESRGYKVAVYNRTTSKVDDLINGRAAGKNFVGTHSIEEFVKSVKRPRKLMMLVKAGPAVDAIIEQLLPYCEPGDIIIDGGNEYFEHTERRVKQVEEAGLLYVGCGVSGGEEGALKGPSLMPGGSADAWPHIKEMFQSIAAKVGPNNDIPCCEWLGSGGAGNYVKMVHNGIEYGDMQLICEAYQLLSELGGLSNEELYDVFEQWNEGELQSYLIEITRDIFSVKDDQGGDGYLVDKILDVAGAKGTGKWMSQLALDLGVPSTLVTTAVFARGLSAQKEARVRASEKLNGPSESSNPELQAVAKSLAGNKAEFIEAVRQALYASKIVSYAQGFVQLQAASAEHGWGLDYGAAALLWRGGCIIRAQFLDRIKEAFDKDADLENLMLDKYFEEAVEKCQEKWRKVVALASVVGIPVPAFSTALCYYDGYRMSRLPANLLQAQRDYFGAHTYQRTDKEGTFHTEWLDLRKEPKA